Sequence from the Nitrospirae bacterium YQR-1 genome:
TGTTCCGACATGGCTGAAATCAAGCCTGTTGACCTTTGCGTTTTTCATAACACTTATAAGTTGCGTAAAGTACTGCTTACTGAATTCAATACTGCCATATGCCGCCAGCAGTTTTCCCACATTGGTGTTAAGCTGCATTAAGAGATAGACAAAGGGCAGAAGAACCGAATTATGAACAAAGCCGTATTTTTGATTTGCCATAATTATAGCAAGCGCAACAAAGATGGCAAAAAAAGACGGCAGTGATGCGTTTGACATATTATACAGGTCAAACTTAACAGAGCCTGTCATGATTCTGTAGTTTAATGAAATCAGGGTTTTAAATTCGTCAAACTGTTTTCCTGTAATCTGTAAGAAATAAATATTTTTTACATCTCTGGTAATTTTCTTAAAAAAACCGCTACTCATTGAATTTATTACCTCTGCGTATTTGTAACGAATGTTTTTAGTCAGCACAACCGGAATGCCGGCAAAGAGCAATGTTATTACCGTTACAGTGGTCAGCTTAACTGAAAGCAAAAAAAGACTTGAAAAGAGAAAAACAATTGTAAACACATACGTGAAAAAATTTAAAAAAGACGTAATAAACAAAGAGGCCCTCGGTAAAAGGTTGGAAAAGAAATTGTTCAAATCCGACAGGGAAAACGTCTGAGCCGGATTTTTGCTCAACAGTATGGATTCAATAATATTATTCTTAACTTTTAACAAAAACACCGCGCCGCTTACGTTATTTACAAAAGAGGAAAAGAAATTCATAAATATCCTGATTACCCCCATTGAAACAAAAGCAAGCACCGGAGACATATAGTCTTTTATAATAAACCACTCCGGCAATCCCTTATAGGATATAAGATTGACACTGCTGAAAAAATATACCAGTGTCATCCCAAACATCAGCTCCGCAACTCCAACAACAACCCCAAGGGGCACCGAGGAGAGGGACAGTATCAACACCCTGCCAAAGCCAAGTTCCAGTATAATGCGTATCCACTGCATTGACGGTATTTTATACTAAGTTGCATTCAGAAGTATAACGAGGCGGCAAGGAGAAAGCGACGCCTCCCCTTAACAGGGGAATCCCCTTTTTAGGGGAGACGTTGAGGAGCTTTCGACGAAGCCAACAAAGTTAGACGATTGAATGCAACTTAGTAGCTCAGCCTCCGGTCATTTCTTATCTAAAACTCTAAGTACAGCCCTGATCTCTTTCTTTATAGCATTTGTCTCCGTCTCCGAGAGGGTTTCCATGTTGTTCTGAACATCACTGCAAAGATTTCTGAACTTGATGAGAAGCCGGTGTTGCGCGGAGCCGCCTGTGGGAGCATTAAAGAGAGCCGCTACTTCTTGCTTTGTAATTTTTAAGGTTAGCACCTTTTCACAAATTTCGTCAAAGCCGGGATGGTCAGTGTAGCCGGCCAATGTATAACCGATGGATAAACTAATGGTTTTCTCTCTTAAAGCGTCTTTAACCATTTGCGGAAGGCGCAGCAGAGTTAGAAGTCTTTGAAGGGTTCTGGCGGATTTCCCCGATATTTTTAAGATTGCGGACACTGTGTCCGCAACATCGGAAGTGAGTCTCTCAGGAGCTCTTGTATAGGTCATGAGTGCATTAATCATGACTTGACAATCCGCTGCGGCCTCAGAGTCCTCAGGCGGCTTAACTCCGGCAATATAGTACTTAAAATACCCCTCAGCTTCATCCAGGCAATTGAGGTCCTCCCGGATGATATTTTCAACCAGCTGGATTTCAACAATGTCCTTGTCAGTGACATTATGCAGCACCCGAGCCGCAATGGTGTCAAGCCCAAGGGCACAAGCCGCGCGGTATCTTCTTTCACCGGCTATGAGGAGATACTGCTTATTGCCCCCCTCAGTCACAAGTATGGGCTGAAGCACTCCCTTGCTGCGTACCGACTCCAGCAGTTGATTAAAGCGCTTGTCCTCTTTTAATTCCTGCCTTATCTGAGCCCTGAGGATTATGTTTGAGACAGGGATATTCTCATGGCCGGTCTTTGACAGCACAGACATAAAGCGGGAGTTTATGTTTCCCTCCGCACCTTTTCTCAGAGCTTCTCTTGTAATTTTAAGCATTTCTATCTTACCCCTTCAAGGGTTTTTCCGCACCCCCCCACCCTCTCCTGCAAAGGGGGAGGGAACACTTCCCTGCCTTTTATTAAGAGTTTCTTTCTAAAAAAAAACATGTAATCAGTCTGTAGTTGCCCGGGGCCTCCGCCCCCTCATCCTTTCATATATCTCCTCTGCAAGGTTTTTAAAATCCTGCGACAGGGGAAGTTTAGGATATATCTTATCAAGGGTGGAGTTAAGCAGGGGAAGTTCACGGAGTTTTACGGCACTTTTAATGCGCGTTTTAAAGATAAGCTCACCAAAGACCTCCGAAGCCATATCTTCCATCGCCTTAGATATGTTTGATACCTTCTCGTAGTTGTTTATGAGTACTCCCAGCACCGAGACGTGCGGGTTGTTATAGTATTTTATGACGTCTGAGAGTATCAGGGTTATGACATTACCGCCGCCGCCTATGGCGGTTGCATCAAGGGTTATGGGAATCAGGATGTAATCTGAGGCGCTGACAACAATATAGTGAAGATTTGAAATATACGGGGCTGTATCAATCAACACAAGGTCATAGTCCTCAGATATAATCTTTATGGTGTCAACAAGTTTAGCGGTGGCCTTACGCTCGCCGATGCCTGTCATTTCACGGTCAATCTTATCCAGATTTAAGGAGGTGGTAATAACAGCCGGCTCAGTGTTCCCTGAGGCTTCTTTCGAAAATTGTTTCAGTTGCCGCCTAAAAGCCTCATCTTCAAGGTTGCTTTGTTGCAGGCCAAAGCGTAAAATATCCTCGATTCTTGGGGGGGGGGATGTTTTGTACCCTGTATGCTCTCCACCGTAGTGTTTACACATCCAGACGGAGGCATCAGACTGGGGGTCAAAGTCCAGCAGCAGTATTTTCTTGAAATACTCCGACATGAAACTACTGAGATTAACGGCAACCGTGGTTTTTCCCACACCACCCTTTTGGTTAATTACCGTGATTATCTCCGCCATATCAAATGCCTCTATCCATAATGCGGCTTCTTAAAAACTCCTTAATCTTTGACTTTATTTGTCTGAAATAAATAAGTCTCTCTTGTAAACCTACCCGGTTGTTCTTTTTGTAATTGTTGTAAATCCTCATTGCCGTCTTTAAATCTCCACAGAGCAGCAACTCGGTGGAGGCCTCAAAAGCAGCCTTTCTTTTGTTTTTCGACAATAATAAAATGCTGTTGCGCATTTCCTCTCTTAATTGCTCCGTAATGTATTTGCGGTATTTTTTTAGTATAAACGTTAAGTATCTGTACAATATGGGATATCTCTTATCAGCTGTAATATTATAATCTGAAAAAATTGCGGGAATCAAATTATTTAACAACAGGGGGTCGTTAATTATTTGTAAAGCCAGAAATTTATTATATATAAGAGAGTTTTGTATTTCAGGCAAAATAAAGTTAACCTGAGAGTATTTCCATTGTGCGGATTCATTGATGGACTCTATAATTTTGAGTTTCCAGAAAACAGCGACACAGGGGTTTTTAATAATGGTGCCGGCAATGTTTTTATCATTATAGTACTCAGAGGGGTTTTTTTGCATGTTGGATAACAGGTGGAAGACTTCAACCGGGTTATAGCTATCGGTGGCGGTAAGAAAACCTGAGTCGCCGCCGATACATTTTTTACCGGCGCCGCCGTCTTTTATTTTTGATTTTATTGTGACAAAGGAATACAGGTTGGAGACATTGTTTATGTTAGCTTTGATAATTCCGGTTTTCGATAGTCTTTCCGCTGAGTTATCAAGCAGGGTTTCATGTGTAAAAGTCAGAGGAAGCATTTCAAAGAGTGCTTCATACTGTTGCCTTGTAAAAACAGCGGCACCGGATTTTAAATATTCACCCGTGTTTTCCTCCCGGTCTTTCCAGTCCGGGAGCTGTGAGCTTTGTATTTTCCACGCATCATTGCAGGTAGAGAAATACTGCATAATGAGGCCTTTGTCATATTCTGAAAGTGAGAGGTTCAAACAAGAGCAATCCTCAATTAAGAGGGCATTTGAGTAGTACTCTCTGCGTCCGTGCAGGAACATTTTTGCTCTTTCATTTTCAAAGAAATCATCAAAGTCACCGATAAACACATGTGGACATTTCATTTTCAATAACTGCAGCTGTACATAGTAAGATTCGGAGGAAAACTCAGGGGTTCCTTTTGGGTACATTATGTCATGAATGAGAGCCGGGCCTTTGCAAAGAGCAAGGAGGCACTTTATATACCACTCGGCAAAATAATCCTCGTGGCAGCTGTCAATAAAGACAAGGTCCGGGGTGAGGCCGGTTTGAAGAGTTTTTAAGCGGGCATCACCGATGATAACATGTAAACGGTTTAAATCCGAGGAGGGGTGTTGTACAGCGCTTATGACCTCCTCAGTGGGGATTCCCCTGATTGTTTTACTTAATTCAAAACTGTAGAGGTCTCCGTAGTTATTTTTAGTAAGAGCCTGTAGGATATAGTGAGTGGAGTAGCCGCAATCGGGAGAGACTTCAAAAACCACTTTGGGCTTATAGCTACGGACAAGCATATAAAGAATCTCTGATTCCACATCAGCAAATGTGGCGCCATAGCCTTTTGATAAGAAGTTGTTATAAACCCCGTGTGACAGGACACTGAGGGAGACAAGCTCCTCTGCGTATTTCTCATAAAGTCCTCGCAGTGCGTCAAAACCTGATTTCATAAAACATCATTTCCTTTTCCATAGGCGGTCTTCAGTACAATAGCACTTCTTGTGTGTATCTGTCCTGTGAAGGGGGGGTCAAATAATGAGAGAGGCCGTCATAAGTATTTTTCTTCAATATACTCTCTGAGGGGTGTTCTCAGATTGCCTGCTCTTATACGTTGTATGTCCATACCCGGTTTGTAGAAAGTATCATAGAAATACTTACGGTTTTCTTCAAGCCACGCAGGGAATTCAATTTTTATTTCATTATCGGACATAGTGTTTAGAATCTCATCTGTGCGGTCTTTGATTTGTTTAAACTGAAGTCTTTCCTCTTCCATGCGTTTACGCTCTTGTTGCTGCTCTTTTATTTTTTGCAGTTCTTTGGCCTTTATTTCTTTATCAAAGAGAGACGGCTGAGTTTGCCAGCCTTTTTTAAAGGCGGAACTGGTAATAGCGCCTATCCGGCACTTTATACCTTGTTTTATCCTCTGTTGACAGTACTCACGGCAGTAATCCAAAAGGTCGATAACATACTGATGTCCTTTTTCCGGGAGCACCTCCGTCACTACAGCACAAGCCTGTTCACGTGATAGTTGATAATAATTTTGAAGTGTTTCAAACAATTCCCGCTCAGTGTCTTTCATAGAGGCAATTGATCTTTCCATCTCATTACTCTTTACAATGCTCATATCGAGGAGTTTATCCTTAGAAACCTTATTGGTAGTAATAAAAAACTCCAGAGAGGTCACTTTACGGCCTGTCTTCATTTCTTTGAATTCAAAGGCAATATCAGTACCCGCCTTTAACTCTTCTTGAGCTCTTGTTATAATTCTGGTTTTAAAATGTTTATAGAGGACATATTCATCCGGCTTTATTCCTAAAACAGGTTTCAGTTCCTCTATCGAATAACTCTTTCTGCCTAACTTTTCATACTGCTTCAACAGTTCATACATTCGTATAGAGTACGAGCTTTTTAACTTAATTACATTTTTGAGTTGATACTGTACAAAGCACTCCTTCAAACCCAGCAAATATGGTTTAAGTTTTGGGTCAAAGCAAAGTTCCACATAACCCTCTCCGTCAAAATACTCCGCTGAGGAAAACCATGACAATTGCAGCTCAGACCTGGGTCTTTTTATAGTAAGCACTTTTTCGATTAAGCTTTTGGTTATTTTCTTTACCTCTGAGTACATTTGCTGATTCTTAACACCAAGGAGCTTTAAAAAGTCTGAGACTTTGATTCTGTAAATGTGGAAGTCCTCATCACCGGGCTGGATCATCGAAACCATCATTAAAATAACTCTCTGCTCCGAGATGGTAAGCCTGTAATGAGCCTGATTAAGGTCGTTGGATTTAACTACCAACAACTGCTTGCTTTTGCCAATAGTCATAATTTTATAGCGCTTCTTTTTTTTGTATTTTCTCATACGCTACCATAAGGCCACAAGTTTGTCAAGGTGTGACCTTTCACTATGAAAGTGTGACCTTTCGCTATGAAAGTGTGACCTTTCACTATGAAAGTGTGACCTTCTACTATGAATATGTGACCTTTCACTATGAAAGTGTAGCCGATAGGGCATGTAACATGTTGTAAAATCTGATTAAATTGGCGCCGAAAATCTTTTAAATCTTTTAAATCTTTTAAAATAATAACAACAAGGATTTTCACTATGAAAATGTGGCTTTTGAGGCTGACAGGATGTTGTTGTTTTTTTGAAAAGAATAAAGAGCAACTAAGACAACAGATTTTTGAAAAGAAAAAGACAAAGAAAAAAAGAACGGAAAAAAAACAGGGAAAAAAATAAACCGGAACGGGTGGAAACAGGATATACTTTAATTAGGACGTGCCGGGAAAAAGGGAGTTATTAACATAATCAGGCAGTGTTGTCTTTTAAATAGTACATAAGAATCTCTTAAATGGCCACCAGTGCGTTTTCAGGACATTTATACTGTGTTAATATGTAAAACAAGTAAAATGCTGTTACAGGCGATTTAAGAGAGCCTGGTTCTATAGGCGTTCTTATAAAAATAAAAGTGATACCAAGTTGCTTAGTCCGGCTGAAATGAGAACATTACAATCATTGAAAAACTAGTCTAACCAATTTTGAAATTTAAAATTTTTCCAAATTTCTCTACAGCTGTCATAAATTTTATCAGCACTCACTAAAACACAATTTTCCGTTCTGGCTGTGCTGGCTAAAATAATATCAATATTATGCTTTTTAATATTTTCCCTATTTATTTTTTTGTTTTTTCTTAAAAAACTTTTCAATTCTCCGTAAAAATAAGCTCCGTTCTTGTTCACTGGTAAAATTTGAAAGTGTTCTTCAAGAGCTTTTAAGCTTGCTCTAAAAAATTTTTGTAGTGTTGGTTCTCCATTAAGAATACTGTATTGCATTTCATAAATGGTCAAAACGGAAACAAAAAGATTATCTTCGTCTTTTAGTGCTGAAAATTGATTGTAAATTTTCGTATGATTTTTAGAATTTTTATCATACAGAAATGCCACGATATTGGTATCAAATAAAAAATTCATAAAAATTATTTATCATCACTAAAATCATGCTTAAAAGCAAAATCTTCTCTAAATTCTTTAACCAACTTTAATAAATCTTCGCTATGGCCGTTTAATGGACTATCTTGATGTATTTTTTCGGCCAATAATGCCCACTTTGATGATTTTTGTTCATCTGTTTGCACGGTTGTCACTGCAATGTCCACCTGTTTTGGAGGGATAGAGAAACCAAACTTGGGTAATATTTCTTCAAATTCTCGGTGGGTCATACCCGTTATGTCGCACGCCTCTTTTTCTGAAATTTTACCGGTATGGTAAAGAATAGCGGCCAAAGCCTCTTTCAAATAGGTTTGGTCTATTTCAAC
This genomic interval carries:
- a CDS encoding ABC transporter ATP-binding protein/permease — protein: MQWIRIILELGFGRVLILSLSSVPLGVVVGVAELMFGMTLVYFFSSVNLISYKGLPEWFIIKDYMSPVLAFVSMGVIRIFMNFFSSFVNNVSGAVFLLKVKNNIIESILLSKNPAQTFSLSDLNNFFSNLLPRASLFITSFLNFFTYVFTIVFLFSSLFLLSVKLTTVTVITLLFAGIPVVLTKNIRYKYAEVINSMSSGFFKKITRDVKNIYFLQITGKQFDEFKTLISLNYRIMTGSVKFDLYNMSNASLPSFFAIFVALAIIMANQKYGFVHNSVLLPFVYLLMQLNTNVGKLLAAYGSIEFSKQYFTQLISVMKNAKVNRLDFSHVGTMIDVETIESLEVKGLAIGRDDIILDEISFKAKPGDFLCITGKSGVGKTTLLMTLIGLIPHKKGEVLFNGYEISKINFLKFREKISFSGPDPFLLDDSIRANLLFGAKSTPTGEQLHEALKIAAAGFVHEMPQGLDSILYESGEGISAGQKQRLSICRAILRKPDILILDEGTANIDEETEGKIITAIKTKFPQLLTLAVSHRASMKKHANIIIEL
- a CDS encoding ParB/RepB/Spo0J family partition protein, which produces MLKITREALRKGAEGNINSRFMSVLSKTGHENIPVSNIILRAQIRQELKEDKRFNQLLESVRSKGVLQPILVTEGGNKQYLLIAGERRYRAACALGLDTIAARVLHNVTDKDIVEIQLVENIIREDLNCLDEAEGYFKYYIAGVKPPEDSEAAADCQVMINALMTYTRAPERLTSDVADTVSAILKISGKSARTLQRLLTLLRLPQMVKDALREKTISLSIGYTLAGYTDHPGFDEICEKVLTLKITKQEVAALFNAPTGGSAQHRLLIKFRNLCSDVQNNMETLSETETNAIKKEIRAVLRVLDKK
- a CDS encoding ParA family protein; protein product: MAEIITVINQKGGVGKTTVAVNLSSFMSEYFKKILLLDFDPQSDASVWMCKHYGGEHTGYKTSPPPRIEDILRFGLQQSNLEDEAFRRQLKQFSKEASGNTEPAVITTSLNLDKIDREMTGIGERKATAKLVDTIKIISEDYDLVLIDTAPYISNLHYIVVSASDYILIPITLDATAIGGGGNVITLILSDVIKYYNNPHVSVLGVLINNYEKVSNISKAMEDMASEVFGELIFKTRIKSAVKLRELPLLNSTLDKIYPKLPLSQDFKNLAEEIYERMRGRRPRATTD
- a CDS encoding class I SAM-dependent methyltransferase; its protein translation is MKSGFDALRGLYEKYAEELVSLSVLSHGVYNNFLSKGYGATFADVESEILYMLVRSYKPKVVFEVSPDCGYSTHYILQALTKNNYGDLYSFELSKTIRGIPTEEVISAVQHPSSDLNRLHVIIGDARLKTLQTGLTPDLVFIDSCHEDYFAEWYIKCLLALCKGPALIHDIMYPKGTPEFSSESYYVQLQLLKMKCPHVFIGDFDDFFENERAKMFLHGRREYYSNALLIEDCSCLNLSLSEYDKGLIMQYFSTCNDAWKIQSSQLPDWKDREENTGEYLKSGAAVFTRQQYEALFEMLPLTFTHETLLDNSAERLSKTGIIKANINNVSNLYSFVTIKSKIKDGGAGKKCIGGDSGFLTATDSYNPVEVFHLLSNMQKNPSEYYNDKNIAGTIIKNPCVAVFWKLKIIESINESAQWKYSQVNFILPEIQNSLIYNKFLALQIINDPLLLNNLIPAIFSDYNITADKRYPILYRYLTFILKKYRKYITEQLREEMRNSILLLSKNKRKAAFEASTELLLCGDLKTAMRIYNNYKKNNRVGLQERLIYFRQIKSKIKEFLRSRIMDRGI
- a CDS encoding replication initiation protein; its protein translation is MRKYKKKKRYKIMTIGKSKQLLVVKSNDLNQAHYRLTISEQRVILMMVSMIQPGDEDFHIYRIKVSDFLKLLGVKNQQMYSEVKKITKSLIEKVLTIKRPRSELQLSWFSSAEYFDGEGYVELCFDPKLKPYLLGLKECFVQYQLKNVIKLKSSYSIRMYELLKQYEKLGRKSYSIEELKPVLGIKPDEYVLYKHFKTRIITRAQEELKAGTDIAFEFKEMKTGRKVTSLEFFITTNKVSKDKLLDMSIVKSNEMERSIASMKDTERELFETLQNYYQLSREQACAVVTEVLPEKGHQYVIDLLDYCREYCQQRIKQGIKCRIGAITSSAFKKGWQTQPSLFDKEIKAKELQKIKEQQQERKRMEEERLQFKQIKDRTDEILNTMSDNEIKIEFPAWLEENRKYFYDTFYKPGMDIQRIRAGNLRTPLREYIEEKYL
- a CDS encoding type II toxin-antitoxin system VapC family toxin — protein: MNFLFDTNIVAFLYDKNSKNHTKIYNQFSALKDEDNLFVSVLTIYEMQYSILNGEPTLQKFFRASLKALEEHFQILPVNKNGAYFYGELKSFLRKNKKINRENIKKHNIDIILASTARTENCVLVSADKIYDSCREIWKNFKFQNWLD
- a CDS encoding UPF0175 family protein: MQISLPDIERLVEIDQTYLKEALAAILYHTGKISEKEACDITGMTHREFEEILPKFGFSIPPKQVDIAVTTVQTDEQKSSKWALLAEKIHQDSPLNGHSEDLLKLVKEFREDFAFKHDFSDDK